A single window of Xylanibacillus composti DNA harbors:
- a CDS encoding LacI family DNA-binding transcriptional regulator, whose translation MSITLKEIATKLGVSTSTVSKAINNRPGVSDELRQRIMNLIEEHDLQPKRRNVSQGKDQITNINLLVRMNQAVETDPFYTLITEGIATELQHQRSNLLYYVLSEPKPSDSMFHEMFENQSADGAILVGADYDPRFLHKIASLKIPVVLVDSMHPGFCSVNTDNARGALQAVNHLIDLHHTRIACLSGPLSHNSIHQRYQGYLQGLKDAANQTIPKLIECPGVGVEDGYQAIAALDNIDFTAIFATNDKLAIGAIKALKEKAFHVPKSISIVGFDDIEWGLHTDPPLTTIRIAKQQIGALSAQLIMHLINGDDPHQVDASVATKLIVRSSTSSFDN comes from the coding sequence ATGTCCATCACTTTGAAAGAGATAGCCACTAAGTTGGGGGTTTCTACTTCAACGGTTTCCAAGGCGATCAACAATCGTCCCGGAGTGAGCGATGAACTGCGTCAACGCATTATGAACCTGATCGAGGAACACGATCTGCAGCCCAAGCGGCGCAATGTTAGTCAAGGCAAGGATCAAATAACGAATATTAATTTGCTGGTGCGCATGAATCAGGCAGTCGAAACCGACCCATTTTATACCTTGATCACAGAAGGGATAGCCACCGAACTGCAGCATCAGCGAAGCAATTTATTATATTATGTACTTAGCGAGCCCAAGCCAAGCGATTCCATGTTTCATGAGATGTTTGAGAATCAATCTGCGGACGGCGCCATCCTAGTGGGAGCTGATTACGATCCGCGGTTCTTGCACAAGATCGCCAGCCTGAAAATTCCGGTTGTGCTTGTTGACAGTATGCACCCCGGTTTTTGTTCGGTTAACACGGACAATGCGCGCGGCGCCCTGCAGGCGGTCAACCATCTGATAGATCTCCATCATACGCGCATTGCCTGTCTTTCCGGACCGCTTAGTCACAATAGCATTCACCAGCGTTACCAGGGATACTTGCAAGGTTTGAAGGACGCGGCGAACCAGACGATACCGAAGCTGATCGAATGTCCCGGTGTCGGAGTCGAAGACGGCTACCAAGCGATAGCCGCGCTCGACAACATCGATTTCACGGCAATATTCGCAACGAATGACAAATTGGCCATAGGCGCGATCAAGGCGCTCAAAGAAAAAGCGTTCCATGTTCCGAAGTCGATCAGTATTGTGGGCTTTGACGACATCGAGTGGGGCCTCCATACCGATCCCCCTCTGACAACGATTCGAATAGCCAAACAACAAATCGGCGCGCTTTCGGCGCAATTGATTATGCATCTGATCAACGGCGATGATCCTCATCAGGTGGATGCGAGCGTAGCAACGAAGCTAATCGTCCGCAGCTCCACATCCTCGTTTGATAACTGA